A window of Erpetoichthys calabaricus chromosome 12, fErpCal1.3, whole genome shotgun sequence contains these coding sequences:
- the plekhj1 gene encoding pleckstrin homology domain-containing family J member 1 codes for MRFNEKELLYLSRQPSEKAAELGMKGPKKGDVPKKRLVKLVVNFLFYFKTDEEEPIGALLLEQCKIQQEDGSMFSIIFFDESERKYQFECDTLDQCREWVESLTRASYEYMRKSLIFYRSEIQRLTGRDPLEQYGISEEARFQICSQRT; via the exons ATGCGCTTCAACGAGAAGGAGCTGCTTTATCTATCCAGGCAGCCGTCGGAGAAAGCTGCCGAGCTAGGCATGAAGGGACCGAAGAAAGGCGACG TTCCAAAGAAGCGGCTTGTGAAACTGGTGGTGAACTTTCTCTTTTACTTCAAGACAGATGAGGAAGAG CCCATCGGTGCCTTACTGCTGGAGCAGTGTAAGATTCAGCAGGAGGATGGCTCCATGTTTTCCATCA ttttcttCGACGAGTCTGAGCGCAAGTACCAGTTTGAATGTGACACCCTCGACCAGTGTCGGGAGTGGGTCGAGTCACTCACTCGGGCCAG CTATGAATACATGAGGAAAAGTCTCATCTTTTACCGCAGTGAAATTCAGAGGCTTACCGGCAGG GACCCCCTGGAGCAGTACGGAATATCGGAGGAGGCGCGTTTCCAGATCTGCTCTCAAAGGACCTAA
- the LOC127529930 gene encoding E3 SUMO-protein ligase ZBED1-like: MKDPRIDWAVGLCKKLVSSFSYSWKRKREFLAAQKEMKLPEHSLKTECPTRWGSHQAMIERIIEQQKAIAHVLSSDKKSHHLIPTWQDMDVLEAINKSLHPLVNFTDALSGGKYVSVSFVKPVLHLFNASILKVKDDDTDLSRAIKSKILEYLNEKYSDPDIQALLDMASTVDPRFKMRYTAEDNKTTIQSRLKAEMQTLAMMVPPQETAQETSEEDAEAGCAPKKKMTLGSYFKTAEQALPPNNQKSSVACELEYYLQSSYLDSEGDPLKWWKEHEKIYPRLSKVAKKYLCIPATSSPSERAFSSGGNVVTCLRSSLKPDQVDRLVFLAKNL; the protein is encoded by the exons TAAGAGAGAGTTTTTAGCTGCACAAAAGGAGATGAAACTCCCAGAGCACTCACTGAAAACAGAGTGTCCAACAAGGTGGGGATCACATCAGGCCATGATAGAGAGAATCATCGAGCAGCAAAAGGCCATTGCACATGTCCTGTCCTCTGACAAGAAGTCTCATCATCTTATCCCAACATGGCAGGACATGGATGTACTAGAGGCAATCAACAAATCCTTGCACCCTCTAGTTAATTTTACAGATGCACTGTCTGGCGGGAAGTATGTCAGCGTGTCATTTGTTAAGCCAGTTCTTCATCTTTTCAACGCATCAATCTTGAAAGTTAAGGATGATGATACTGACCTGTCAAGAGCAATCAAGTCTAAAATTTTGGAGTACCTAAACGAAAAATACAGTGACCCAGACATCCAAGCTCTATTGGACATGGCATCTACGGTGGATCCACGATTTAAGATGAGATACACGGCTGaggacaacaaaacaacaattcaATCCAGACTCAAAGCTGAGAtgcagactttggcaatgatg GTGCCACCCCAAGAAACAGCACAAGAGACCAGCGAGGAGGATGCTGAAGCTGGATGTGCCCCAAAGAAAAAGATGACTTTAGGAAGCTACTTTAAAACTGCTGAACAAGCCTTGCCACCTAACAACCAGAAATCCAGTGTAGCCTGTGAGCTGGAATATTACTTGCAGTCAAGCTACCTGGATAGTGAGGGGGACCCATTAAAATGGTGGAAAGAACATGAAAAGATCTACCCAAGGCTTTCAAAAGTGGCAAAAAAATACTTGTGCATACCAGCCACAAGCTCTCCTTCAGAGAGGGCTTTTAGTTCCGGAGGAAATGTAGTTACTTGCTTGCGGTCTTCCCTAAAGCCCGATCAAGTTGACAGGCTTGTGTTCTTAGCCAAAAATCTGtaa